In a single window of the Luteimonas viscosa genome:
- the xpsH gene encoding type II secretion system protein XpsH, giving the protein MHSIRRPRGWPWLRCTPRAARARIAARQAGFSLLEMLLVMALIAATGLLAAGVLTGGFDRMALRSSAKELTAQLRFARAHAIATGVPQRFTVDPAAHAWQGANGRGGDFPEQLIVHFTGAREVQPAEGVGAIVFFGDGASTGGRLQLSLRDAAWNIDVAWLTGEVTLRRGEVAR; this is encoded by the coding sequence GCGCAGCGCGCGCCCGGATCGCCGCGCGGCAAGCTGGCTTCTCGCTGCTCGAGATGCTGCTGGTGATGGCCCTGATCGCCGCCACCGGCCTGCTGGCGGCCGGTGTGCTCACCGGCGGCTTCGATCGCATGGCGCTGCGTTCCAGTGCCAAGGAACTGACCGCCCAGCTGCGCTTCGCACGCGCGCATGCGATCGCGACGGGAGTGCCCCAGCGGTTCACCGTGGATCCCGCGGCGCATGCCTGGCAGGGCGCGAACGGACGCGGCGGCGACTTCCCGGAACAGCTGATCGTGCATTTCACCGGTGCGCGCGAGGTGCAACCGGCCGAAGGCGTCGGCGCCATCGTGTTCTTCGGCGACGGTGCCTCGACCGGAGGTCGCCTGCAGCTGAGCCTGCGCGACGCCGCCTGGAACATCGATGTCGCGTGGTTGACGGGCGAGGTCACGCTGCGTCGGGGCGAGGTGGCGCGGTGA
- the xpsI gene encoding type II secretion system protein XpsI, which translates to MRQRGYTLLEIIVAFAVLGLALTLLLGTLSGGVRQVRWSADVARAALHAQSLLDEVGVGEVLVPGRRDGEFEGGRYRWVLDVAPYVDRARPPGQPVDPFAPQLLQLQLVVTWGEGGPRETLQLQSLRLVQPDPSGVAG; encoded by the coding sequence ATGCGCCAGCGGGGCTATACCCTGCTCGAGATCATCGTGGCGTTCGCCGTGCTCGGTCTGGCGCTGACACTGCTGCTGGGGACGCTTTCGGGCGGCGTGCGCCAGGTGCGCTGGTCCGCGGACGTTGCGCGCGCGGCGCTGCATGCGCAGTCGCTGCTCGACGAGGTGGGCGTCGGCGAGGTGCTGGTGCCGGGGAGACGCGACGGCGAGTTCGAGGGCGGCCGCTACCGCTGGGTCCTCGACGTGGCGCCATACGTCGATCGCGCGCGGCCTCCCGGGCAGCCGGTCGATCCGTTCGCGCCGCAGTTGCTGCAGTTGCAACTGGTGGTGACCTGGGGAGAGGGCGGTCCGCGCGAAACGCTGCAGCTGCAGTCGCTGCGGCTGGTGCAGCCGGATCCGTCGGGGGTGGCGGGGTGA
- a CDS encoding prepilin-type N-terminal cleavage/methylation domain-containing protein, translated as MKSVSARQRGFTLIEILLATTLLAAGLALGFATLRAATATVDRGEALADRTERMRAVEGFLRRRLSSATPIAFAIEEDSGRMVRFIGEPDRIRFVADLPDYLGRGGPHLHDVAVIDGDAGPLLAVSFSMAIAGGTIEDRNARPPEPLVPDLVEARFRYRGIGEDGLLGEWDDRWEQVDTLPLQVSVELSSRSGGAWPPLVVMLPQRMGGMVP; from the coding sequence GTGAAATCGGTCAGTGCACGGCAGCGCGGATTCACTCTGATCGAGATCCTGCTGGCGACGACGCTGCTTGCGGCGGGCCTCGCGCTGGGGTTCGCCACCCTGCGCGCGGCAACGGCCACGGTCGATCGCGGAGAGGCGCTCGCCGACCGCACCGAGCGCATGCGTGCGGTCGAGGGCTTCCTGCGGCGGCGGCTGTCGTCGGCCACGCCGATCGCGTTCGCGATCGAGGAGGACAGCGGCCGCATGGTCCGTTTCATCGGAGAACCGGACCGGATCCGCTTCGTCGCCGATCTGCCCGATTACCTCGGGCGCGGCGGCCCGCACCTGCACGACGTCGCGGTGATCGACGGCGACGCAGGCCCCCTGCTCGCGGTCTCGTTCTCGATGGCCATCGCCGGCGGCACGATCGAGGACCGCAATGCGCGCCCGCCCGAACCGCTGGTGCCGGACCTGGTCGAGGCGCGCTTCCGCTATCGCGGCATCGGCGAGGATGGCCTCCTGGGCGAGTGGGACGATCGCTGGGAACAGGTCGACACCCTGCCGCTGCAGGTCTCGGTGGAGCTGTCCAGCCGCAGCGGCGGCGCCTGGCCGCCGCTGGTGGTGATGCTGCCGCAGCGCATGGGCGGGATGGTGCCTTGA
- a CDS encoding general secretion pathway protein GspK, with protein MRTRTRGAALILVLWLTALLAALIGAFAMTAQIEYLQTRTLGSGLAAAQAARAGLEYATTRVSHPDPLRQWLPDGRPYTWRFADAEVEVRIVDESGKLDLNAADAASLASLMRAVGIEPDPADAVAAAIVDWRDSDDLTQPQGGAEDPQYAAAGLPWGAKDAPFETVAEVEQVLGMTPDIYARLVEHLTIHSGLPIPDPRFATSAVLASMGIDAEPVLADRERPPQPGDPSFVGAGSGTYSIDSRARLRDGRESVLRAVVRLGPSGVPGSAFTVMRWEEGASPR; from the coding sequence CTGCGCACCCGTACGCGCGGCGCGGCGCTGATCCTGGTGCTGTGGCTGACCGCGCTGCTGGCGGCGCTGATCGGCGCATTCGCGATGACCGCGCAGATCGAATACCTGCAGACGCGCACGCTCGGCAGCGGTCTGGCCGCCGCGCAGGCCGCGCGCGCCGGACTCGAGTACGCGACGACGCGGGTGTCGCATCCGGATCCGCTGCGGCAGTGGTTGCCCGATGGCCGCCCCTACACGTGGCGCTTCGCGGATGCCGAAGTGGAGGTGCGCATCGTCGACGAGTCGGGCAAGCTCGATCTCAATGCCGCCGACGCGGCGAGCCTCGCGTCGCTGATGCGCGCGGTCGGGATCGAGCCGGACCCGGCCGATGCGGTGGCGGCCGCGATCGTCGACTGGCGCGACTCCGACGATCTGACCCAGCCCCAGGGAGGCGCCGAGGATCCGCAGTACGCGGCCGCCGGACTGCCCTGGGGGGCCAAGGACGCGCCGTTCGAGACCGTCGCCGAAGTCGAGCAGGTGCTGGGAATGACCCCGGACATCTATGCGCGCCTGGTCGAGCACCTGACCATCCACAGTGGCCTGCCGATCCCCGATCCGCGCTTCGCGACCTCGGCGGTGCTGGCATCGATGGGGATCGACGCCGAGCCGGTGCTGGCCGATCGTGAACGTCCCCCGCAGCCGGGCGATCCCTCGTTCGTGGGCGCAGGCAGCGGCACGTATAGTATCGACAGCCGTGCACGGCTCCGGGACGGGCGCGAATCCGTCCTGCGTGCCGTGGTCCGGCTCGGGCCCAGTGGCGTGCCCGGGTCGGCGTTCACCGTCATGAGATGGGAGGAAGGCGCGTCGCCGCGATGA
- a CDS encoding PilN domain-containing protein, with protein sequence MMAVVEQSGTASSGLRGGFRRVEGSLRPRLRDFRAWWTRSLASWLPARLRDLFGLSPQRLLLRRSGSGLELSLWRGEGVRLLADVPMPEPASGEGDPLAALLSPRMAEVPRWLVLPASAVLRRRLTLPAAAGERLREVLGFEIDRQTPFTTAEVSYDARVLGHRGDDQLEAELVVVPKARLDAALEGLGPLAPTLVGVDAADATGEPLGVNLMGGAQRRRRDDPWRRRNAVMLLVAAAALSAGMWQMLANREAAAEVFAQQVDEAVRQARAASLQKRQLVDLVEGGAFLQATRAGRPTMVEVMDELARRLPDGTYLEKLSVEGDRVLLIGLSNEASALVGRLQGSPLWTSPALAGALQPDPRTRMDRFTLTATLTTASTAVTDARGGTATAEAADAAGAR encoded by the coding sequence ATGATGGCCGTCGTCGAACAATCCGGAACGGCGTCGTCGGGCCTGCGCGGTGGTTTCCGCCGTGTCGAGGGTTCGCTGCGCCCGCGCCTGCGCGACTTCCGCGCCTGGTGGACGCGCTCGCTCGCGAGCTGGCTGCCGGCGCGCCTGCGCGACCTGTTCGGCTTGTCGCCGCAGCGGCTGCTGCTGCGCCGCTCCGGATCCGGCCTGGAACTGTCGTTGTGGCGCGGCGAGGGCGTGCGCCTGCTGGCCGACGTGCCGATGCCGGAACCCGCGTCCGGCGAGGGCGATCCCCTGGCCGCGTTGTTGTCCCCGCGCATGGCCGAGGTGCCGCGCTGGCTGGTGCTGCCGGCGTCGGCGGTGCTGCGCCGCCGGCTGACCCTGCCTGCGGCGGCTGGCGAGCGGCTGCGCGAGGTGCTCGGCTTCGAGATCGACCGGCAGACGCCCTTCACCACCGCCGAAGTGAGCTACGACGCGCGCGTGCTCGGCCACCGCGGCGACGACCAGCTCGAAGCGGAACTGGTGGTGGTGCCGAAGGCGAGGCTGGATGCGGCGCTCGAGGGGCTCGGGCCGCTGGCGCCGACGCTCGTGGGCGTGGACGCCGCCGACGCGACCGGCGAACCGCTCGGCGTCAACCTGATGGGCGGCGCGCAGCGGCGCCGGCGCGACGATCCCTGGCGTCGCCGCAATGCGGTGATGCTGCTGGTCGCGGCGGCGGCGCTGTCCGCCGGGATGTGGCAGATGCTGGCCAACCGCGAGGCGGCCGCGGAGGTGTTCGCGCAACAGGTCGACGAGGCGGTCCGCCAGGCGCGGGCCGCGTCGCTGCAGAAGCGGCAACTGGTCGACCTGGTCGAGGGCGGCGCGTTCCTGCAGGCCACGCGCGCGGGCAGGCCGACCATGGTCGAGGTGATGGACGAACTGGCGCGGCGACTGCCGGACGGCACCTACCTCGAGAAGCTTTCGGTCGAGGGCGATCGCGTCCTGCTGATCGGGCTCAGCAACGAGGCGTCCGCGCTGGTCGGCCGGTTGCAGGGGTCGCCGCTGTGGACCTCGCCGGCCCTGGCCGGCGCGTTGCAACCCGATCCGCGCACGCGCATGGACCGTTTCACCCTGACCGCGACGCTGACGACGGCGTCGACCGCGGTGACGGATGCGCGGGGCGGAACCGCGACAGCGGAGGCGGCGGATGCAGCCGGAGCCCGCTAG
- the gspM gene encoding type II secretion system protein GspM has product MQPEPASRDRWLALAILAGLLALAYLLLVHPWWTVPLLETNARIEALRERDLRARMELAQAPEVRKRLDAARAAAGSAPGFMAEANVQLATSALVQRLEQAVLQASPGNRSCAISNRQPMNDTRAERFPRATVQVRLTCGNPELAAVLHSLESGSPRLFVDNLNVLAQRYQFSGNQGSGGGVDASFDLSGYLQPVAGTGTTDAR; this is encoded by the coding sequence ATGCAGCCGGAGCCCGCTAGCCGCGACCGCTGGCTGGCGCTGGCGATCCTCGCCGGCTTGCTGGCGCTCGCCTACCTGCTGCTGGTGCATCCATGGTGGACGGTGCCGCTGCTCGAGACCAACGCCCGCATCGAGGCCTTGCGCGAACGCGACCTGCGCGCGCGCATGGAGCTGGCGCAGGCGCCGGAGGTGCGCAAGCGCCTGGACGCCGCCCGCGCCGCAGCGGGCAGCGCGCCGGGCTTCATGGCCGAGGCCAACGTGCAGCTGGCGACGTCCGCCCTGGTGCAGCGCCTTGAGCAGGCGGTCTTGCAGGCCAGCCCCGGCAACCGCAGCTGTGCGATCAGCAATCGCCAGCCGATGAACGACACCCGCGCCGAGCGCTTCCCGCGCGCCACCGTGCAGGTGCGCCTGACCTGCGGCAACCCGGAGCTCGCCGCGGTGCTGCACTCGCTGGAGAGCGGTTCGCCGCGCCTGTTCGTCGACAACCTCAACGTCCTCGCCCAGCGCTACCAGTTCAGCGGCAACCAGGGCAGCGGGGGCGGGGTAGACGCGAGCTTCGACCTGTCCGGCTACCTGCAGCCGGTGGCGGGGACGGGAACGACCGATGCGCGCTGA